The following DNA comes from Candidatus Baltobacteraceae bacterium.
CGCCGCCGCCGCCGATCTCCGGTCCGCTGCCGTTCCCGCCTTGCGCGAGGGCGTTCTCGATCTCGAGATTTGCGAGTTCGATCGTGCCGTTCTCGGCCCAAAAAGCGCGGTACGTATTGTTGCCGTTGATGATGACGTTTCCGTAGGTACCGCCGTCGATGATCGTGTTCGCCGTGATCGGGGGTAATGGACCGTTGAGCGTGATCTCACAGGGCGAACCCACGGTACAGCTGCTGAACGTGATCACGCTGCCGGACGCGGCATCGGCCGCGAAGATCGCACTGCGCAAATCGCCCGCCGAGCCCGAACCGGTTCCCGCGGGCGTGCCCGGATTGCTGTCGGTATCGAGTGTAACCGCGATCGCACTGGTTCCAATGGCAAAAGGAAACGTGCCGCTCGTTCCGTTGCCCGTCGTAGCGCTCACGTTCTGCAAACCGAACGCCGCGCCGCCGCCGATGACGAAGCTCGCCGTCAACGAGGTCGAACTCGTCACGTTCACGCTACTCACGGTGACGTTGGCACCCGCCGCTACGCTCGTGTTTCCGCTCACGAAGTTCGTGCCGGTCACGGTCTCGCTCACGGTATTGCCGGCTACGCCGCTGACCGCGCTCAAGTTCGTGAGCGTCGGCGTAGGGAAATGCACGGCTGCGTTCGCCGTGGTGAATCCGCTCGCCGCGGCCGAGATCGTCGGGTTCGCATCGAACGCAGCGGTGTAGTTCAGCTCGATCCCGGTGGTCGGCTGCGTGACCGAGGTCTGCGAGAGTGTCGAGTTGCCGCTCGCATCGGAGTTGCTCAGCGCGATCGTCACCGGCGTGCCGCTTGCGTTCACGTAGACGCCGGGGCCAACGATCGTGTTGCCGTCGGCATCGAGCGCGTTCACCGTGACGCCGTCCGAACCGGCGATCCCCGGCGTGACCGTCGATGACGCAAGCGATATCGCGAGCGAGGCGACCACGCCGTTAAAGGTTACGTTCACGCTGTTGGCGGTATTCGCAACGATCGTTTGCGTCAGCGTGCCGGTCGAGAGCAGTTCACCCGTGCCGTTGGTCGCGTCGTAGAGGTTCACGGTGAACATGTCGCTGCCGACCGGTGCGCTCACGGTTCCGCTGCACGTCGCGGTGCAGTTCACCGTGGTCGGCGTTGCGCTGCCGACCGCGATCGTGGCGGATTTGGTCGACGCGGAAACGTAGTCCGGCACGCGCCGCGCGTGTGCGCCGCTCGCGGTGGGCACGACGATCGTGAACGACACGCTGACGTCCTGCGGTGCCTTGGGGGACGGTTGCCCGGTCGCTTGCGCAAGCGGCCGCGTGACGACGCCGGGCGTCGATCCGCCGCCGCCGCATCCGGCGAGAAGCGCCGCGATCGCGACCAGTGCAAGCCCGCGCATCTTACGAGCCTCCCACCGTGGTGGTCGTGACGCCGATCGTGAGCGTGGCGCTCTGCCCGCCGCCGCCGGTAATCGTGAACGTGCAGCTTCCCGCGGCGACCGGCGTCACCGAAAACGACGTGCCGCTGGCGGGGGAGATCGTCGCGATGCCCGTGCAGTTCGTCGTCGACGGCGTGAAGACGCCACTGTAACTGGCTTGCGTCACCGTCACCGTTTGCGCGTTGCCGGCTCCGGTTGCGGTGAATGCCAAGCTGCTTGAAGAGAGCGTCACCACGCCCGGCGCCGGCGAGGGGGTCGCTGTTGCCGCCGCCGTCGGGATCGGTGTTGCCGCCGGTATTAGCCCGCGTGAGGACGAGCAAGCAGCGAGCGAACCCAATACGCAAAAGACAGCCATCGCACAAGCACGCGTCTTCATGGTGTTGCAAATTGCGAAAAATACGGGTTTCCACCTGCTTCCATTTCGGCGCTGCCGCGCAGTAGGTCGATACCTCGTCATTCCCGTGTCAAAGGAGCCTTATGCAACCCACAACGGCCACGATCATTCCCTCTCGTCGCGCGCTCGAGTTCGGCATCTACCGCGACGGCGATAACAATTTGGACGCATCCCAGTCACTGACCGTCGCGCAAGCGCTGCAGTCGAGCCGAACCGATTCGGCCGTCGAGTTCACCGTCGAAGACACGACCGGCTTGCGCGTCGACGACGGCGATCTCGTCGAAGGCCGCAAGCGCACGGACAGCTTCACCATTGCCGACGGACAGATCTCCGACCCGCAGATCGGAAAAGCGCGCAACATGGCGAGCGAGTCGAATCTCGCGCAGTTCGTCGCGCAGACACTGGAGCGCGCCGAGAAATCCGGCGCGAAGCAGACGTGGATCGACCTCGTCGATCATGGCGGCGGCGACGGCGGTGGACTCGAGACGCATACCGGCGCGGTGATGTCGATGCCGGACATGGCCCAAGCGATCGCCGACGGCGTCGCGCTGCACGCGAAGGAACATCCCGAAGACGCCGGCCGCACCGTCGACGGCGTGGTCGCCAATCAGTGCCTCATGGATACGATGGGCTTCGCGGACGCGCTTTCGCGCGTTGGGGTCAAATACTTGGCAGCGTCCCCGGAGACGATGCTCTCGCCCGGCGTGCCCACCGGCGTCGCGGATGCGATCGCACGCAACGCCGGCGATCCCGACGCCATGGCTCGCAGCGTCGTGAACACCGCGATGCGGGTGCGTTACCCGGGACCCGACGGCGAATGGTTCGGGACGGCTGCCGCGTTCGACGTGCTCGATCTCTCGCCCACAAAGATTGCGAACGCCGAGCGCGCGATCAAAACGTTCAACGACGCGGTCGCCGCCGACGCCGCGGACCGCCCGACGATTCGCCGCGACGTCGCGTCGGTGAGCGGCATGGTGCGCTTCTCCGGCGCGACGCCCGACATGCCCTGGCACGCCGACCGGCCGGCGATCGCGCTCTACGATACGATCGCCTCGGATGCCGCGCTGCCCTCGTCGTTACGCAGCGATGCGCGCGCCGCGGCGAATGCTACGCGCGCGCTCGTGATGGCGCATCAGGAGTCGCGCGGCTTTGGTCCGTTCGACGGATCGAGCTACGCCGACGCCGTCGGCCCGACGATCCATGCGCCGACCGCGCGCAAGCAGATCGATCCGTGGGCGTCGCACGGGATCAGCGAAACGAAGAACGCCTTCTACGATGCGGTCGATCAGGCGAAGTTCGTCGGCGCCATCGCCTAACGCGGGCTTTAGTAGGTCATCGGTCCGCAGGTAGACGAGTCCGTCCACGTCCCGCCGCAATCGTACAGCGTGATATCGGAATCATATCCGTAGGCCTGCCCTAGCTCGAGGTATTCATCGAGCGTGATGTAGCCCATGGAATAGAATTCGACGACCGTGTTCGTCTCTTTCTGCGAATACGGCGGTGTTGCGCTCGGTGCCGGTGACGGCGTCGGCGTTGCCGTCGGCGTCGCGCTCGGTGACGCCGTCGGCGATGTGGTCGGAGCAGCAGTTGGAGACGCGGTCGGTGACGGCGCGGCCGTCGCCGTTCCGCCCTCGAGCTGCTTGACCATGTCGTAGATCGCGCTCATCTGCACGCCCGACTTGAGCGCATAGCTCGAATTCGTGTAACCCCACCAATCCCAGCAGCCGTCGGGATTGCTTCCGCCGGTCGTTTGATACGGGTAGAGCACGATGATGTTGTTGGTATCGGCCCACTGATCGAGCCCGGACTCGGTCACGAAATCGGTCCCGATTGCGGCTTGATACATCTCGCAGCCGTCGAGCGCCACGACCAGCGAGCACTGCGTGCCGCTCGCGCAGCTCTTCGGTACGAAGACCCAGCCGTTCGTATCGAGATCGTTTGAACCGCCGCCGAACGGATCTTGGTTGAAGTTCAGCAGCGAACCGGTTAGCGTTCCGGTGTTTTTCGCATTGAGCGTTCCGAGGAACAGCGTCAGCCACGTGTCTTCGGAATCGTATGCGGTGCTGCCTTGATCGCACACGATCATATACGGGCTCTCGGCCGTATCGCACGAGACCGTTCCGTAGGGCGACTCCCAACCGTGCTCCGCGTCGAACGTGTTGTCGTACTTCACGCTCGCCCCGTAGTGCTCGTACTCGCTTTCCAGGTCGTTCATCGTCTTCGGATTGACGATCGTATCACCGGTGCCGGACCACAGATACACCTTCTGCCCGCTGATGTTGCTCACCGGATCCATGCCCGACGTATCCTGGTTGGAATTGATGTAGCTTTCCGATGGCGAGAGTTCGCTCCCGTACAGGCCTGCGCCGCCGCAGTCGTCGATCGCCGTCGCCTCGCTGTCTTGCGCGCAGTAATCGGGGCCGCCGGCGTAGATCGCCGCGCCTTTGAACGTTCCCGAATACGCAAAGTGCAACTGCACGGCCATGAAACCGCCGGATGAAATTCCGGCCACGTAGACGTGCGCCGGATTGATATTGTAACTTCCGAGCGAGACGACGCTCGAGGTCGCATCCGGGTGGCGCGCCGTTTGCGGCAGCACGCTGCCGACGGAGGAACCCGGCGATGAATGCCCGCTGCAGGACGCCAATGCGAGCGCGAGGACGCAAAGAACGAGAAACGGTCTGAACGCCATGAGACACACCCCCTAGCAGCATTCTGACCGGTCGGTGAGAGCGCCCGGTACACCCGAACGAAGGTATTTTTGTGCAAGGAGGTGAGCGCCGAGGGAAGCTCTGAAGAAGTCGCTGTACCGATCGCAAGGAGCATTTTCCGGTGCGAATCGAGGCGCATCCGAGGGAGCATAGCAACGCGCTCTGTGACCGAGGATGCAACGAAGACCCGCACCGGAAAGTGCCCTTGCCCGAAGGGTTATGGCCGCGATGGCGCATCTCCATCGTCGTCGGCTCGGTCACAGAACACCCCGGCTATGCTCCCTCGCCGACTCCTCGGGTCTGCGGCCATCGGGGCCATAACGATCGGTGCATGGACTTCTTCAGAGCTTCCTTAGATCCGTAGCAGAATCTGCTCGCCGTCGAGCAACGGAATGTTTTGCGGCGCGCCCGTATACGGCGCGCCGTTCACGTACGCGCGCACGTGCCCGCGGTACGGTCCGACTCGCGTCCTCGCAAGCGGCTGTCCCCACACCGCGAAGAAATCGCCGAGCGTGAACACTTTGGGAATGGGCGATTCGACGTGAATGGTGCCGGAGTCGTCGTGCGTATGCAGCCAATACAGACAGAGCACGATGCCGCCGGTTTGCACGAAGCCGATCTGCGCCGGAACGCGCACCTGCGCGCCGCGATGCTCGATCGTCAGGTGCGGATGCCAGTGCTCCACGAGCTGCTCGGTCACGTTACAGCCGACGTGATCGGGGCCCACGGGCTGCCCTACAGCGAGCGCCGCGATCAGCGCCGCAGCTAGCGTGATTCCCATATTATGATCCATCGGCGGGCGCGGCGCGTTCCCTAGGTAATGAGCGCGCTCCCCGTCGAACGCCCCCGCTCTATGCGTCCCGTCCTCGACGACGAGGCGCTCGCGGCGGCATTCGCGGCCAAAGAGCGCTGGGCATTCGATGAAGCGTACGCGCGCTTCGGCAAATTGCTGTACTCGACCGCCTACCACGTGCTCGGAAATGCCGAGGACGCGCAGGATTGCGTTCACGACGCCTTGGCCCGCGTGTGGCGTTCACCCGACTCGTACATGCGCTCGCGCGGCGCCGTTCGCAGCTTTCTGACCGTGTGCGTGCGCAACGAGGCGATTACGCGGTTGCGTTCCAAAGCGCGCCGCCGCAAGCTCGAAGAGCGCGTCGCAGCCGAACCGCAAGAACACGACGAGTTGAACGTGGCCGACGTGATCGAGCACGATCGCCTGCGCGCCGCAATGCGGGCGCTACCGCCCGAGCAGCGCCGGCCGCTCGAACTTGCGTACTACGAGCACAAGACACACGTTGAGATCGCACGCGAGCTGAGCGAACCGCTGGGCACGGTCAAAAGCCGCATCGCGCTCGGCCTGCGCAAGCTGGGCGCGGCGCTCGGAGCAAGCGAATGACCGGTCATCTCGGAGAACTCGCCGCGCTCTACGCTCTCGGTGCGCTCGAACCGCACGAGCAGCGCGGCGTCGAAAAGCACCTCGAGGTTTGCGACGCGTGCCGCCGCCTGCTCGCGCAAGCCGAAGCCGACGTCACCGCGATGGTGTCTGCGCAGGCCCGGCTCGATCCGCCCTCGCCGCTGCGCGCTCCGCGCGCGGCGCAGCCCGTGCGTGCTCCGCTGCGCCTTGCATTCGCGGCGGCAATCGTGATCG
Coding sequences within:
- a CDS encoding sigma-70 family RNA polymerase sigma factor, with the translated sequence MRPVLDDEALAAAFAAKERWAFDEAYARFGKLLYSTAYHVLGNAEDAQDCVHDALARVWRSPDSYMRSRGAVRSFLTVCVRNEAITRLRSKARRRKLEERVAAEPQEHDELNVADVIEHDRLRAAMRALPPEQRRPLELAYYEHKTHVEIARELSEPLGTVKSRIALGLRKLGAALGASE